The Beijerinckiaceae bacterium RH AL1 genome has a segment encoding these proteins:
- a CDS encoding Acetaldehyde dehydrogenase (ID:RHAL1_00639;~source:Prodigal:2.6) has protein sequence MQEEDVVRVKATPEAVELIKQLRSEHGDVLFHQSGGCCDGSAPMCYPVHDYQVGDEDVHLGSIGGAEVYISSSQFEYWQHTQLIIDVVPGRGGMFSLENGTGKRFLTRGRVFTDEEVAALKPAARYGRPAAVAAQ, from the coding sequence ATGCAGGAAGAAGACGTCGTCCGGGTCAAGGCGACCCCAGAGGCGGTCGAGCTGATCAAGCAGTTGCGCAGCGAGCACGGCGACGTGCTGTTCCACCAGTCGGGCGGCTGCTGCGACGGGTCCGCGCCGATGTGCTACCCCGTCCACGACTACCAGGTCGGCGACGAGGACGTGCACCTCGGCAGCATCGGCGGCGCCGAGGTCTACATCTCGAGCTCGCAGTTCGAGTACTGGCAGCACACGCAGCTGATCATTGACGTGGTGCCGGGCCGCGGCGGCATGTTCTCGCTCGAGAACGGCACCGGCAAGCGGTTCCTGACGCGCGGCCGCGTGTTCACCGACGAGGAAGTCGCGGCGCTGAAGCCGGCCGCGCGCTACGGGCGCCCCGCGGCCGTCGCCGCCCAGTAG
- the yhdH gene encoding putative oxidoreductase, Zn-dependent and NAD(P)-binding (ID:RHAL1_00643;~source:Prodigal:2.6): MKALRIDKTEDGTKAAIVDFDEAQLMPGNVTVRVSHSTVNYKDGLAITGKNPVVRVSPMIGGIDFAGTVETSEDPNFKPGDRVVCNGWGLSETHFGGYAEKARVKGEWLVKLPESISAADAMAIGTAGYTAMLSVLALEAHGLQPKDGPAIVTGAAGGVGSFAIMLLAKAGWHVIASTGRASEADYLKGLGAAEIIDRAELSEKGKPLGKERWAAGVDSVGSMTLANLLAQTKRGGAIAACGLAGGMDLPSSVAPFILRGVALLGIDSVYCPHERREQAWARLATDLDKDKVAQATRTIGFDEVIETAHAIIDGKVRGRVIVTIP; encoded by the coding sequence ATGAAGGCGCTGCGCATCGACAAGACCGAGGACGGCACGAAGGCCGCGATCGTCGACTTCGACGAGGCGCAGCTGATGCCGGGCAACGTCACGGTGCGCGTCTCGCATTCCACGGTGAACTACAAGGACGGGCTCGCCATCACCGGCAAGAACCCCGTCGTGCGGGTCTCGCCGATGATCGGCGGCATCGACTTCGCGGGCACCGTCGAGACGTCGGAGGACCCCAACTTCAAGCCCGGCGACCGCGTCGTGTGCAACGGCTGGGGTCTCTCCGAGACGCATTTCGGCGGCTATGCCGAGAAGGCGCGGGTCAAGGGCGAATGGCTCGTCAAGCTGCCGGAGTCGATCTCGGCGGCCGACGCGATGGCGATCGGCACCGCGGGCTACACGGCGATGCTGTCGGTCCTGGCGCTCGAGGCGCACGGCCTGCAGCCGAAGGACGGGCCGGCGATCGTGACCGGCGCCGCCGGCGGCGTCGGCTCGTTTGCGATCATGCTGCTTGCCAAGGCCGGCTGGCACGTCATCGCCTCGACGGGGCGTGCTTCGGAGGCGGACTACCTCAAGGGTCTCGGCGCCGCGGAGATCATCGACAGGGCGGAGCTTTCGGAGAAGGGCAAGCCGCTCGGCAAGGAGCGCTGGGCCGCCGGCGTCGACTCGGTCGGCTCCATGACGCTGGCCAACCTGCTGGCGCAGACCAAGCGCGGCGGCGCGATCGCCGCCTGCGGGCTGGCCGGCGGCATGGACCTGCCGTCCTCGGTCGCGCCCTTCATTCTGCGCGGCGTCGCGCTGCTCGGCATCGACAGCGTCTACTGTCCGCATGAGCGGCGGGAGCAGGCGTGGGCGCGGCTCGCGACCGACCTCGACAAGGACAAGGTCGCGCAGGCGACGCGGACGATCGGCTTCGACGAGGTGATCGAGACTGCGCACGCCATCATCGACGGCAAGGTGCGCGGCCGCGTCATCGTGACCATACCCTGA
- a CDS encoding putative SOS response-associated peptidase (source:Prodigal:2.6;~ID:RHAL1_00648) translates to MSGRFALTVDPTTLRERFGFVERPDFPPRYNIAPTQPIAIVCVETRDAITTRHFRLVRWGFLPGFVKEPKSFPLLFNARAEGIGDKPSFRNALRRRRCLVPADAFYEWQRFGRGKTGYVQPYLARRTDGATMALAGLWETWMGPNGEEVDTACLITTAGNGVSVAIHPRLPLVIEPADVALWLDPDETAMARACALLRPPADEVLCFVPIGDGVNRAGTDAPEIMTPVGPVISARPPQPPAGEQLDLI, encoded by the coding sequence ATGAGCGGTCGCTTCGCCCTCACCGTCGATCCGACCACGCTGCGCGAGCGCTTCGGCTTCGTCGAAAGGCCGGACTTCCCGCCCCGCTACAACATCGCGCCGACCCAGCCGATCGCGATCGTTTGCGTCGAAACCCGCGACGCGATCACGACCCGCCACTTCCGGCTGGTGCGCTGGGGTTTTCTGCCGGGCTTCGTGAAGGAGCCGAAATCGTTTCCGCTGCTCTTCAACGCCCGCGCCGAGGGGATCGGCGACAAGCCGAGCTTCCGCAACGCGCTGCGGCGGCGCCGCTGCCTCGTGCCGGCCGACGCCTTTTACGAATGGCAGCGCTTCGGGCGGGGCAAGACCGGGTACGTCCAGCCATACCTCGCCCGGCGCACCGACGGCGCGACTATGGCGCTGGCCGGCCTTTGGGAAACCTGGATGGGCCCGAACGGCGAGGAGGTCGACACCGCCTGCCTCATCACCACGGCCGGCAACGGCGTTTCGGTGGCGATCCACCCGCGGCTGCCCTTGGTGATCGAGCCGGCCGACGTCGCGCTCTGGCTCGACCCCGACGAGACTGCCATGGCGCGCGCCTGCGCGCTGCTGCGGCCGCCCGCCGACGAGGTCCTGTGCTTCGTGCCGATCGGCGACGGCGTGAACAGGGCTGGGACCGACGCGCCAGAGATCATGACGCCGGTCGGTCCGGTGATCTCGGCTCGCCCACCACAACCGCCGGCCGGCGAGCAGCTCGACCTGATCTGA
- a CDS encoding Response regulator receiver domain-containing protein (ID:RHAL1_00649;~source:Prodigal:2.6) produces the protein MGACRILVVEDDPVIALHLETMVTQLIEADVVLSQTTAEAEAALDTGVDFAFLDVDVLDGTTYAFAQALIARKIPFAFLSASSREQMPDGLRGAPFVAKPYTPGDIAELLQAAGKC, from the coding sequence ATGGGCGCCTGTCGCATCCTTGTCGTCGAGGACGACCCGGTGATCGCGCTGCATCTCGAGACCATGGTCACGCAACTCATCGAAGCCGATGTCGTGCTGAGCCAGACGACGGCCGAGGCCGAGGCCGCGCTCGACACCGGCGTCGACTTCGCCTTCCTCGACGTCGACGTGCTCGACGGGACGACCTACGCCTTCGCGCAGGCGCTCATCGCGCGGAAAATCCCGTTCGCCTTTCTGTCGGCATCGAGCCGCGAGCAGATGCCGGATGGGCTGCGCGGCGCGCCGTTCGTGGCCAAGCCGTACACGCCGGGCGACATCGCCGAGCTTCTCCAAGCCGCGGGAAAATGCTGA
- the acoD gene encoding Acetaldehyde dehydrogenase 2 (Acetaldehyde dehydrogenase II) (ACDH-II) (ID:RHAL1_00638;~source:Prodigal:2.6), whose amino-acid sequence MNKPEFLGATNKPPFQARYGNFIGGKFVEPADGRYFENTSPITGQVICEVARSNAADIDKALDAAHAAKDAWGKTAPAARAAVLLKIADRMEEHLDQIALAETWDNGKPIRETMAADIPLAIDHWRYFAGCLRAQEGALSEIDDDTVAYHFHEPLGVVGQIIPWNFPILMAVWKLAPALAAGNCVVLKPAEQTPASIMVVMELIADLLPPGVINVVNGFGLEAGKPLASSNRIAKIAFTGETTTGRLIMQYASQNLIPVTLELGGKSPNIFFADVAREDDDFLDKALEGFTMFALNQGEVCTCPSRALVHESIYDQFIEKAVKRVEAIKQGSPFDPATMIGAQASSEQLDKILSYVDIGKQEGAKVLTGGERAQHGGEFDGGYFMQPTVFQGNNKMRIFQEEIFGPVLSVTTFKTDEEALAIANDTLYGLGAGVWTRDGTRAYRFGRAIQAGRVWTNCYHAYPAHAAFGGYKQSGIGRETHKMMLDHYQQTKNILVSYSAKKLGFF is encoded by the coding sequence ATGAACAAGCCAGAATTCCTTGGCGCGACTAACAAGCCGCCGTTCCAGGCCCGTTACGGTAACTTCATCGGCGGCAAGTTCGTCGAGCCGGCCGACGGCCGCTATTTCGAGAACACGTCGCCGATCACCGGCCAGGTGATCTGCGAGGTCGCCCGCTCCAACGCCGCCGACATCGACAAGGCGCTCGACGCCGCGCACGCCGCCAAGGACGCCTGGGGCAAGACCGCGCCGGCCGCCCGCGCCGCCGTGCTGCTCAAGATCGCCGATCGCATGGAGGAGCACCTCGACCAGATCGCGCTCGCCGAGACCTGGGACAACGGCAAGCCGATCCGCGAGACGATGGCCGCCGACATCCCGCTGGCGATCGATCACTGGCGCTACTTCGCCGGCTGCCTGCGCGCGCAGGAAGGCGCTCTGTCGGAGATCGACGACGACACCGTCGCCTATCACTTCCACGAGCCGCTCGGCGTCGTCGGCCAGATCATTCCCTGGAACTTCCCGATCCTCATGGCGGTCTGGAAGCTCGCGCCGGCGCTCGCCGCCGGTAACTGCGTCGTCCTGAAGCCGGCCGAGCAGACCCCGGCCTCGATCATGGTCGTGATGGAGCTCATCGCCGACCTGCTGCCGCCGGGCGTCATCAACGTCGTCAACGGCTTCGGCCTCGAGGCCGGCAAGCCGCTCGCCTCGTCGAACCGCATCGCCAAGATCGCCTTCACCGGCGAGACGACGACGGGCCGGCTCATCATGCAGTATGCCTCGCAGAACCTCATCCCCGTCACGCTGGAGCTCGGCGGCAAGTCGCCGAACATCTTCTTCGCCGACGTGGCCCGCGAGGACGACGACTTCCTCGACAAGGCGCTCGAGGGCTTCACGATGTTCGCCCTCAACCAGGGCGAGGTCTGCACCTGCCCGTCGCGCGCCCTCGTGCACGAGTCGATCTACGACCAGTTCATCGAGAAGGCGGTGAAGCGCGTCGAGGCGATCAAGCAGGGCTCGCCGTTCGATCCGGCCACCATGATCGGTGCGCAGGCCTCGTCCGAGCAGCTCGACAAGATCCTGTCCTACGTCGACATCGGCAAGCAGGAAGGCGCCAAGGTGCTGACCGGCGGCGAGCGCGCCCAGCACGGCGGCGAGTTCGACGGCGGCTACTTCATGCAGCCGACGGTCTTCCAGGGTAACAACAAGATGCGCATCTTCCAGGAGGAGATCTTCGGGCCGGTGCTCTCGGTCACGACGTTCAAGACCGACGAAGAGGCGCTCGCGATCGCCAACGACACGCTCTACGGCCTCGGCGCCGGCGTGTGGACGCGCGACGGCACCCGCGCCTACCGCTTCGGCCGCGCCATCCAGGCCGGTCGTGTGTGGACCAACTGCTACCACGCCTACCCGGCCCACGCGGCCTTCGGCGGCTACAAGCAGTCCGGCATCGGCCGCGAGACGCACAAGATGATGCTCGATCACTACCAGCAGACCAAGAACATCCTGGTCAGCTACAGCGCAAAGAAGCTCGGCTTCTTCTGA
- the yhjE gene encoding Inner membrane metabolite transport protein YhjE (ID:RHAL1_00637;~source:Prodigal:2.6) encodes MSYKTFVGAAPETPTTVAMPTSFDPALVDTTAVAADIAAGSHPFVGARRALAASLVGTAIEFYDFYVYATAASLVLGAHFFPASSPSAQLLAAYGSFGLAFIARPLGAVVFGHFGDRIGRKSTLVASLVTMGASTVLIGALPTYQAIGWLAPLLLCLLRFGQGFGLGGEWGGAALLAVENAPPGYSARFGMFPQLGAPVGFIAANGFFLLLGVTLTPAQFASWGWRLPFLASVLLVGLGLWVRLRLTETRAFAAARAAEPPPDVPLSEVLREHPAATIAGTFAVVVCFALFYLTTAFALGYGTGTLHYDKRTFLGVQIAAILGLALGIVVAGAWSDRTSPRRVLLVGCVASVGLAAALAPMLGSGSLPVVWLYLTLALFTMGFVYGPLGAFLPSLFPARVRYTGASLAFNLGGILGGGVAPFAAQALAEHGGLALVGVYLATMAGLSLCGLLATRPPRASTRQDNS; translated from the coding sequence TTGTCCTATAAGACTTTCGTCGGGGCCGCCCCCGAAACCCCTACGACTGTAGCGATGCCGACCTCATTTGATCCCGCTCTGGTTGATACCACCGCCGTCGCGGCCGACATCGCGGCGGGCTCTCATCCTTTCGTAGGCGCGCGGCGCGCGCTGGCGGCGAGCCTCGTCGGCACGGCGATCGAGTTCTACGACTTCTATGTCTATGCCACCGCCGCCTCGCTGGTGCTCGGCGCGCACTTCTTCCCCGCCTCGTCGCCGTCGGCGCAGCTGCTCGCCGCCTACGGCAGCTTCGGCCTCGCCTTCATCGCGCGCCCGCTCGGCGCTGTCGTCTTCGGCCATTTCGGCGATCGCATCGGGCGCAAGTCGACGCTCGTCGCCTCGCTCGTCACGATGGGCGCGTCGACGGTGCTGATCGGTGCACTTCCAACCTACCAGGCAATCGGCTGGCTCGCGCCGCTGCTGTTGTGCCTGCTGCGATTCGGGCAAGGCTTCGGGCTCGGCGGCGAGTGGGGCGGCGCGGCGCTGCTCGCGGTCGAGAACGCGCCGCCGGGCTATAGCGCGCGCTTCGGCATGTTCCCGCAGCTCGGCGCGCCGGTCGGCTTCATCGCCGCCAACGGCTTCTTTCTCTTGCTCGGCGTCACGCTGACGCCCGCGCAGTTCGCGAGCTGGGGCTGGCGGCTGCCGTTCCTCGCCAGCGTGCTGCTGGTCGGGCTCGGCCTGTGGGTGCGGCTGCGGCTGACCGAGACGCGCGCCTTCGCCGCGGCGCGCGCGGCCGAGCCGCCGCCGGACGTGCCGCTCAGCGAGGTGCTCCGCGAGCATCCCGCCGCGACGATCGCCGGCACCTTCGCGGTCGTCGTCTGCTTCGCGCTCTTCTACCTTACGACGGCGTTCGCGCTGGGTTACGGCACGGGCACGCTGCATTACGACAAGCGCACCTTCCTCGGCGTGCAGATCGCGGCCATCCTCGGCCTCGCGCTCGGCATTGTCGTCGCCGGCGCCTGGTCGGACCGCACCAGCCCGCGGCGCGTGCTGCTCGTCGGCTGCGTCGCGTCGGTCGGCCTCGCGGCGGCGCTGGCGCCGATGCTCGGCAGCGGCTCGCTGCCGGTGGTCTGGCTCTATCTCACGCTGGCGCTGTTCACGATGGGCTTCGTCTACGGGCCGCTCGGCGCCTTCCTGCCGTCGCTGTTTCCCGCGCGCGTGCGCTACACCGGCGCGTCGCTGGCCTTCAATCTCGGCGGCATTCTCGGCGGCGGCGTGGCGCCGTTCGCCGCCCAGGCGCTGGCCGAGCACGGCGGTCTCGCGCTTGTCGGCGTCTATCTCGCGACGATGGCGGGCCTCAGCCTGTGCGGCCTGCTCGCGACGCGGCCGCCGCGCGCGTCGACACGCCAAGACAATAGTTGA
- a CDS encoding Antibiotic resistance protein MarC (ID:RHAL1_00641;~source:Prodigal:2.6) — protein MSFDGAFVIKVFAALFAIMNPIANIPVFLSLTEGASREAQQKVALTAIIGVAVGCVVSAVAGEAILGFFGISVDDFRLAGGVIVLIIALSMLQGTASHAHARTPAEAHETQDLDPESVAIYPLTVPLLVGPGTIATLIIFASSARKDGRIVELAVGLVAFLALLGASLLGAPLLGQYLSQNATAIARRLMGMILAAIAMEMIVTSLRTLLPGLAH, from the coding sequence GTGTCGTTCGACGGCGCTTTCGTGATCAAGGTCTTCGCGGCGCTGTTCGCGATCATGAACCCGATCGCCAACATCCCGGTGTTCCTGTCGCTGACCGAGGGCGCGTCGCGCGAGGCGCAGCAGAAGGTCGCGCTCACCGCGATCATCGGCGTCGCCGTCGGCTGCGTCGTATCCGCGGTCGCGGGCGAGGCGATCCTCGGCTTCTTCGGCATCAGCGTCGACGACTTCCGGCTTGCGGGCGGCGTGATCGTCCTCATCATCGCGCTCTCGATGCTGCAGGGCACGGCGAGCCATGCGCATGCCCGCACGCCGGCCGAGGCGCACGAGACCCAGGATCTCGATCCCGAGAGCGTGGCGATCTATCCGCTCACCGTTCCCCTCCTCGTCGGCCCGGGGACGATCGCCACCCTCATCATCTTCGCCTCGAGCGCACGCAAGGACGGCCGGATCGTCGAGCTGGCCGTAGGTCTCGTCGCCTTCCTGGCGCTGCTCGGCGCGTCGCTGCTCGGCGCCCCGCTGCTCGGCCAGTACCTGTCGCAGAACGCCACCGCGATCGCCCGCCGGCTGATGGGCATGATCCTGGCTGCGATCGCCATGGAGATGATCGTGACGAGCCTGCGAACCCTGCTTCCCGGCCTCGCCCACTGA
- a CDS encoding hypothetical protein (ID:RHAL1_00642;~conserved exported protein of unknown function;~source:Prodigal:2.6), which produces MRPFRLVLLAGAAALQIAVALPALAQGGSSELRCTQAGGIGFVITSNRKVTCTYYRQDGAVEFYTGVFDRVGLDAGPTNPVRLAFLVSVPGPITTGALDGSFGGAGVQVTLGSGIGADALIGGATGRAILTPVQNLSLTGLNVNGGLGVLRLAYRGMERSRYR; this is translated from the coding sequence ATGCGACCGTTCCGCCTCGTCCTGCTCGCGGGTGCTGCCGCGCTCCAGATCGCCGTCGCCCTGCCGGCCCTAGCGCAAGGCGGATCGAGCGAGCTGCGCTGCACGCAGGCCGGCGGCATCGGCTTCGTCATCACCTCGAACCGCAAGGTCACCTGCACCTACTACCGGCAGGACGGCGCGGTGGAGTTCTACACCGGCGTGTTCGACCGGGTCGGCCTCGATGCCGGCCCGACCAACCCCGTGCGGCTGGCCTTCCTGGTCAGCGTGCCGGGCCCGATCACCACCGGCGCGCTCGACGGCAGCTTCGGCGGCGCAGGCGTGCAGGTGACGCTCGGCAGCGGGATCGGCGCCGATGCGCTGATTGGCGGAGCGACGGGTCGAGCGATCCTGACGCCGGTCCAGAACCTGAGCCTCACCGGGCTCAACGTGAACGGCGGCCTCGGCGTCCTCCGCCTCGCGTACCGCGGCATGGAGCGGTCGCGCTATCGCTGA
- a CDS encoding hypothetical protein (ID:RHAL1_00636;~conserved protein of unknown function;~source:Prodigal:2.6): MAQQTRKRPVRAAAAKPARAAAKAAAKPATKVASPRTKEPPAKPESHDVQIGYLSDFIGFHLRLAQDASYRTFARHSEKDLIKPGRFAALAIIHLNPGISQSALGRAIARDKSTVSPLIKDLQKNGFISRKPSAHDRRSVTLSLTKKGERTLDRLRVRADEHEAELDRLVGASKPRLMSLLAKIIEGMAA; this comes from the coding sequence ATGGCCCAGCAGACAAGAAAAAGACCCGTGAGAGCTGCCGCGGCCAAGCCTGCGCGGGCGGCGGCGAAGGCGGCCGCCAAGCCGGCGACGAAGGTCGCGTCCCCCCGCACCAAGGAGCCGCCCGCGAAGCCGGAAAGCCACGACGTGCAGATCGGCTACCTGTCGGACTTCATCGGCTTCCACCTCCGCCTGGCGCAGGACGCCTCCTACCGCACCTTCGCCCGCCACAGCGAGAAGGACCTGATCAAGCCCGGCCGCTTCGCCGCGCTCGCCATCATCCACCTGAACCCCGGCATCTCGCAGAGCGCCCTCGGCCGCGCGATCGCCCGCGACAAGTCGACGGTGAGCCCGCTCATCAAGGACCTGCAGAAGAACGGCTTCATCTCGCGCAAGCCCTCGGCGCACGACCGCCGCAGCGTCACCCTCTCGCTGACCAAGAAGGGCGAGCGCACGCTCGACCGGCTGCGCGTTCGCGCCGACGAGCACGAGGCCGAGCTCGACCGCCTCGTCGGCGCCTCGAAGCCGCGCCTGATGTCGCTGCTGGCCAAGATCATCGAAGGCATGGCGGCCTGA
- a CDS encoding protein of unknown function (ID:RHAL1_00647;~source:Prodigal:2.6): protein MFTNALKLRRSPNWTAEPRRFGFAPARSPFDAASLAIVAVLALLFATAITGALQPAHLVDPAQASLQGGL, encoded by the coding sequence ATGTTCACGAATGCATTAAAGCTACGCAGATCGCCGAATTGGACGGCAGAACCACGGCGCTTCGGCTTCGCCCCGGCCCGCTCGCCTTTCGATGCGGCGTCGCTCGCCATCGTGGCGGTCCTCGCTCTGCTCTTCGCGACCGCCATCACCGGCGCGCTCCAGCCGGCGCATCTCGTCGATCCGGCGCAGGCGAGCCTGCAGGGCGGCCTCTGA
- a CDS encoding hypothetical protein (ID:RHAL1_00640;~conserved exported protein of unknown function;~source:Prodigal:2.6): MRSTIMTLTAATVLSFAALGADAMPAGVSAGASVPAPQLTYVAEGCGPGFARGPAGGCRRIGAVVVRPAVVVRRPAVIVRRPGCGVRVGPIGVRTPC, encoded by the coding sequence ATGCGCTCAACGATCATGACCCTGACCGCCGCGACCGTCCTGTCGTTCGCCGCTCTTGGGGCCGATGCCATGCCGGCCGGCGTGTCGGCCGGCGCCTCGGTTCCGGCGCCGCAGCTCACCTACGTCGCCGAAGGTTGCGGCCCTGGTTTCGCCCGCGGTCCGGCCGGTGGCTGCCGTCGCATCGGCGCCGTCGTCGTGCGCCCCGCGGTCGTCGTGCGTCGCCCCGCCGTCATCGTCCGCCGCCCCGGCTGCGGCGTGCGCGTCGGGCCGATCGGCGTCCGCACCCCCTGCTGA
- a CDS encoding hypothetical protein (ID:RHAL1_00644;~conserved protein of unknown function;~source:Prodigal:2.6), giving the protein MTKKADVSKGDEVSYKWGKGTVSGEVTKVHTDDVEKTIKGSKVKREASEDEPAVEVKTEKGAKVLKSTSEVKIK; this is encoded by the coding sequence ATGACGAAGAAGGCCGACGTCTCGAAGGGCGATGAGGTCAGTTACAAGTGGGGCAAGGGCACGGTCTCCGGCGAGGTGACCAAGGTCCACACCGACGATGTCGAGAAGACCATCAAGGGCAGCAAGGTGAAGCGCGAGGCGTCGGAGGACGAGCCCGCGGTCGAGGTGAAGACCGAAAAGGGCGCCAAGGTCCTGAAGTCGACGTCCGAGGTGAAGATCAAGTAG
- a CDS encoding hypothetical protein (ID:RHAL1_00646;~conserved protein of unknown function;~source:Prodigal:2.6) yields MSGPLMSFLSEQEREAIQAASPLLSGTRVKRAEALINPASGLANDYLNLFNEIVMLVEQLPTMPELFDDIQRWRPTSYRDYFKRSILPGRGTALEAYDKLDARFRQNFEAVVAELDRRATGAVAAVRKQFKGDNNDPAALAALCERAGSSIREVLDQATMLVNHGELVSGDLVQKRTDLLMAKLTPLT; encoded by the coding sequence GTGTCCGGGCCCCTCATGAGCTTTCTCTCCGAACAGGAACGCGAAGCGATTCAAGCGGCGTCGCCGCTGCTGTCGGGCACGCGCGTCAAGCGTGCCGAGGCGCTGATCAACCCCGCCTCCGGTCTCGCCAACGATTACCTGAACCTTTTCAATGAGATCGTTATGCTCGTCGAGCAGCTGCCGACGATGCCCGAGCTTTTCGACGACATCCAGCGCTGGCGCCCGACCTCGTACCGCGACTACTTCAAGCGCTCGATCCTGCCCGGACGCGGGACGGCGCTCGAGGCCTACGACAAGCTCGATGCCCGCTTCCGTCAGAACTTCGAGGCCGTCGTCGCCGAGCTGGACCGGCGCGCGACCGGCGCCGTCGCCGCGGTGCGCAAGCAGTTCAAGGGCGACAACAACGATCCGGCGGCCCTCGCCGCCCTCTGCGAGCGCGCCGGCTCGAGCATCCGCGAGGTGCTCGACCAGGCGACGATGCTCGTCAACCACGGCGAGCTGGTCTCCGGCGACCTCGTGCAGAAGCGCACCGACCTTCTGATGGCGAAGCTGACGCCGCTGACCTGA
- the ywlC gene encoding Threonylcarbamoyl-AMP synthase (ID:RHAL1_00645;~source:Prodigal:2.6) translates to MTATDHDIADAARLLRDGRLVAFPTETVYGLGADATSPEAVARIYAAKGRPQFNPLIAHVASIEAAAAEGELSPAALALAERFWPGPLTLVVPRRAGGTVCDLACAGLASVGLRMPSHPLALALLRDAGRPVAAPSANRSGRLSPTTAADVVADLGAAVDLVLDGGPCPVGVESTIVGFNDGTPVLLRPGGIAREAIETVLARPLAAPGPEIAAPGMLASHYAPNAQLQLDATSLEPDDIGLDFGGALPGAALDLSPRGDLAEAAANLYAYLRQLDARAPARIAVAPIPAQGLGLAIGDRLRRAAAPRPT, encoded by the coding sequence GTGACTGCCACCGATCATGACATCGCCGATGCCGCTCGCCTTCTGCGCGACGGGCGCCTCGTCGCCTTCCCAACCGAAACCGTCTACGGGCTCGGCGCCGACGCGACCTCGCCGGAGGCGGTCGCCCGGATCTACGCCGCGAAGGGGCGGCCGCAGTTCAATCCGCTGATCGCGCATGTCGCCTCGATCGAGGCCGCCGCCGCAGAAGGCGAGCTGTCGCCGGCGGCGCTCGCCCTGGCGGAGCGATTCTGGCCGGGGCCGCTGACGCTCGTCGTGCCGCGGCGAGCCGGCGGCACGGTCTGCGACCTCGCCTGCGCCGGTCTCGCCAGCGTCGGCCTGCGGATGCCCTCGCATCCGCTCGCCCTGGCGCTGTTGCGCGACGCCGGCCGGCCCGTCGCGGCGCCCTCCGCCAATCGCTCGGGGCGACTGAGCCCGACGACGGCCGCCGACGTCGTCGCCGACCTCGGCGCGGCGGTCGACCTCGTGCTGGATGGAGGCCCCTGCCCTGTCGGCGTCGAATCGACGATCGTCGGCTTCAACGACGGCACGCCGGTGCTTCTGCGTCCTGGTGGGATCGCGCGCGAGGCGATCGAGACCGTCCTCGCCAGACCGCTTGCTGCACCGGGCCCAGAGATTGCCGCGCCCGGCATGCTCGCCTCGCACTACGCCCCGAACGCGCAGCTGCAGCTCGACGCAACGAGCCTGGAGCCGGACGACATAGGGCTCGACTTCGGCGGCGCGCTTCCCGGCGCCGCGCTCGACCTGTCGCCGCGCGGCGACCTCGCCGAGGCGGCGGCCAACCTCTACGCCTATCTGCGACAGCTCGATGCGCGCGCGCCGGCCCGCATCGCCGTCGCGCCGATCCCCGCGCAGGGGCTCGGCTTGGCGATCGGCGACCGGCTCCGCCGCGCGGCGGCGCCGCGCCCTACTTGA